In Leptotrichia buccalis C-1013-b, the genomic window TTATTTGGTACAAAAACTCTGACAAAACATTTAGGAAAACTGGAAAATTGCTACTGTGAAAGATGCCACAATACGTCTGATTGGAATTTTCTCGAATACAGACATTGGTTTACCTTATTTTTTATCCCCGTTTTCCCCATAAGTAAAAGGTTCGAACTTTTGCAATGCCCTATTTGTAGACAAAGTTACGAAGTTCCAAATTAAAAAAGCCACATAATACTGCACCTGTATCTTGGATATAAGATTGAAGGTGTAGTTTTTTTTATTAATATAAAGAAAATAAAACTAGAGAATTTTTTTTGTGAACAAGGAAAATCAGCAGGTAAAGATACTTTAATTTTATATATTTTTT contains:
- a CDS encoding zinc-ribbon domain-containing protein; the protein is MILLFGTKTLTKHLGKLENCYCERCHNTSDWNFLEYRHWFTLFFIPVFPISKRFELLQCPICRQSYEVPN